In Ostrea edulis chromosome 4, xbOstEdul1.1, whole genome shotgun sequence, a single window of DNA contains:
- the LOC125667907 gene encoding tax1-binding protein 3 homolog, with protein sequence MTGHTAGDPLECFSIPLVLEKEPEVDGLGNPISGPDGKQKYKCGFRIGGGIDQDNTRSPQGYPDKGVYVTYIHEGGPAERCGLQIHDKILQVNGHDFTVVTHRKAVEYIQRKPVLNMLVYRKGVPAIASGDGQPQFQSYSQDNYSMQYQPNARLS encoded by the exons ATCCCACTCGTTCTTGAGAAAGAACCAGAAGTTGATGGATTGGGTAATCCTATTTCTGGACCAGACGGTAAACAGAAGTACAAATGTGGGTTCCGTATTGGCGGGGGTATTGATCAGGACAACACAAGGAGTCCTCAGGGATATCCAGACAAG GGTGTTTATGTGACCTACATACACGAGGGCGGGCCTGCAGAGAGATGCGGTTTACAGATTCACGATAAAATTCTAcag GTCAATGGACATGACTTCACGGTGGTCACCCACAGAAAGGCGGTGGAATACATTCAACGAAAACCGGTTTTAAATATGTTAGTGTATCGTAAAGGTGTACCAGCAATAGCCTCAGGTGATGGTCAGCCTCAGTTCCAGTCGTACAGTCAGGACAATTATTCTATGCAATATCAGCCCAATGCTAGACTATCATAG